A window of Actinopolymorpha sp. NPDC004070 contains these coding sequences:
- a CDS encoding LacI family DNA-binding transcriptional regulator yields the protein MAPTIRDIARVAGVSVATASKGLNGKGRMRPETRERIVQTAHDLGFRPNRNARSLTSGRTYTVGLLTRNGYGRFTPALLGGVEDALSADTCSLLLCDARRDAVRERHYIDALTARRVDGLIVTGRETDPAPRVGRDLPFPVVYAYTVSADPADTSVTVDDEHGGRLAVRQLTRHGCRRIAHLTGPPSYAAVRDRVTGARAALAEEGLDLPDSRVVYGPFSEEMGFTHVRHLLERDPEIDGIFCGNDQIARGAADGLAALGRRVPDDVALVGFDNWTLLAASTRPALASVDMNLYRLGRVVGETLLASIDGTVTPGITRLPCSIAVRASCPASTGDDPVWTSDAPLVPDA from the coding sequence GTGGCCCCGACCATCCGGGACATCGCCCGCGTCGCCGGCGTCTCCGTCGCCACGGCGTCCAAGGGCCTCAACGGCAAGGGCCGGATGCGACCGGAGACCCGGGAACGCATCGTCCAGACCGCCCACGACCTGGGTTTCCGGCCCAACCGCAACGCCCGGTCGCTCACCAGCGGCCGCACCTACACGGTCGGGTTGCTCACCCGCAACGGCTACGGCCGGTTCACTCCCGCGCTGCTCGGCGGGGTCGAGGACGCGCTGTCCGCGGACACCTGCAGTCTCCTGCTGTGCGACGCCCGCCGGGACGCCGTACGCGAACGCCACTACATCGACGCGCTGACCGCCCGGCGGGTGGACGGGCTGATCGTGACCGGCCGGGAGACCGACCCGGCACCTCGGGTGGGGCGCGACCTGCCGTTCCCGGTCGTCTACGCCTATACCGTCTCCGCGGACCCGGCCGACACCAGCGTCACCGTCGACGACGAGCACGGCGGCCGGCTCGCCGTCCGCCAGTTGACGCGGCACGGCTGCCGGCGGATCGCACACCTGACCGGTCCGCCCTCCTACGCCGCCGTACGGGACCGGGTCACCGGCGCCCGGGCCGCGCTGGCGGAGGAGGGCCTGGACCTGCCCGACTCGCGCGTGGTCTACGGGCCGTTCAGCGAGGAGATGGGTTTCACCCACGTACGCCACCTGCTCGAACGCGATCCCGAGATCGACGGCATCTTCTGCGGGAACGACCAGATCGCCCGCGGGGCAGCCGACGGTCTCGCCGCCCTGGGCCGCCGGGTGCCTGACGACGTTGCCCTGGTCGGCTTCGACAACTGGACCCTGCTCGCGGCCTCGACCAGGCCGGCACTCGCGTCGGTGGACATGAACCTCTACCGGCTCGGCCGGGTCGTCGGGGAGACGTTGCTGGCGTCGATAGACGGCACGGTGACGCCCGGGATCACCCGGCTGCCGTGCTCGATCGCCGTCCGTGCGTCCTGCCCCGCCTCCACCGGCGACGACCCGGTGTGGACGAGCGACGCACCGCTGGTGCCCGACGCCTGA
- a CDS encoding beta-L-arabinofuranosidase domain-containing protein, whose translation MTAETAETPSPHAPVVDTTRSPYARLRPVGVGDVEVSDAFWQPRLDRNRVQTIPAQHEQCETTGALTNFRRAAGDAPEEPFHGMYYSDSDVYKWAEAASWSLASTDDSAVADRLTEVVGLFQAAQDDDGYLNTYFSVDRVAERWTDLVVRHEMYCVGHLTQAAVAHFRATGSRALLDVAERACGQIESRFAPGQVPGTCGHPCLEMALVELYRATRDERWLRLAVWQLDSRGVGVLNGSEYLLDHARLRDQSFVTGHAVRALYLYAAAADVVLETGDEELAAVVDRLWADLSGHKTAVTGGVGARWDGEAFGDAYELPDRAYNETCAAIAHIFLAWRLLLRTGDGAYRDAVETALYNGVLPGLSQSGTEFFYQNPLADEGRHRRSPWFTCACCPPNIARLLASLPGYVYTTSDEGLWVQLYVANTARVSLPDGGSVGVELRTGLPWDGTVSVRLTPAEPREFSVFLPVPGWAGEVTVRVGEEVLTPERRSGYLVLTRTWQPGDEVRLDFSLPVRLVGTHPRVAAGHQRVALTRGPLVYCVEQADHADAAVADLRLKGEETWRPEFAGDLLGGVVTLHTTATALKVAEDEPLHRPYVVGEQLPGVPAEVTAVPYYAWANREAGPMRVFLPLVP comes from the coding sequence ATGACCGCAGAGACCGCCGAGACCCCCAGCCCGCACGCCCCAGTCGTCGACACCACCCGTAGCCCGTACGCCCGGCTACGCCCGGTCGGTGTGGGCGACGTCGAGGTGAGTGATGCCTTCTGGCAACCCCGCCTTGACAGGAACCGCGTACAGACGATTCCCGCCCAGCACGAGCAGTGTGAGACGACCGGTGCGCTGACGAACTTCCGCCGGGCGGCCGGAGACGCGCCGGAAGAGCCCTTCCACGGTATGTACTACTCCGACTCCGACGTCTACAAGTGGGCCGAGGCCGCGTCCTGGAGTCTGGCGTCCACCGACGACAGCGCGGTGGCCGACCGGTTGACGGAGGTGGTCGGGCTGTTCCAGGCCGCCCAGGACGACGACGGCTACCTGAACACCTACTTCTCGGTGGACCGGGTGGCCGAGCGCTGGACCGATCTGGTCGTACGCCACGAGATGTACTGCGTCGGGCACCTCACCCAGGCCGCCGTGGCGCACTTCCGGGCGACCGGCAGCCGGGCCCTGCTGGACGTGGCCGAACGCGCGTGCGGGCAGATCGAGTCGCGGTTCGCGCCCGGGCAGGTCCCCGGCACCTGCGGGCACCCGTGCCTGGAGATGGCCCTGGTCGAGCTCTACCGCGCCACCCGCGACGAGCGGTGGCTGCGGCTCGCGGTGTGGCAGCTGGACTCCCGGGGCGTGGGCGTCCTCAACGGCAGCGAGTACCTCCTCGACCACGCACGCCTGCGCGACCAGTCGTTCGTCACCGGGCACGCGGTCCGCGCTCTCTACCTCTACGCCGCGGCCGCCGACGTCGTGCTGGAGACCGGCGACGAGGAACTGGCGGCGGTCGTGGACCGGCTGTGGGCCGACCTGTCCGGGCACAAGACGGCGGTCACCGGCGGCGTCGGTGCGCGCTGGGACGGCGAGGCGTTCGGCGACGCGTACGAGCTTCCCGACCGCGCGTACAACGAGACCTGTGCGGCGATCGCGCACATCTTCCTCGCGTGGCGGCTGCTGCTGCGCACCGGCGACGGGGCCTACCGCGACGCTGTGGAGACCGCTCTCTACAACGGCGTGCTGCCCGGGCTCTCCCAGTCCGGGACCGAGTTCTTCTACCAGAACCCGCTCGCCGACGAGGGCCGCCACCGCCGGTCGCCGTGGTTCACGTGTGCCTGCTGCCCACCGAACATCGCCCGGCTGCTCGCCTCACTGCCGGGCTACGTCTACACCACCTCCGACGAGGGCCTGTGGGTCCAGCTGTACGTCGCGAACACGGCCCGGGTGAGCCTGCCGGACGGCGGCTCGGTCGGTGTGGAGCTGCGCACCGGACTGCCCTGGGACGGCACTGTCAGTGTGCGGTTGACACCTGCGGAGCCGCGCGAGTTCAGCGTGTTCCTGCCGGTGCCCGGCTGGGCGGGCGAGGTGACCGTCCGGGTGGGCGAGGAGGTCCTCACCCCCGAACGCCGTTCCGGCTACCTCGTGCTCACCCGCACCTGGCAGCCCGGTGACGAGGTGCGGCTGGACTTCTCCCTGCCTGTACGGCTGGTCGGCACCCACCCGCGGGTGGCGGCCGGGCACCAGCGGGTGGCGCTCACCCGGGGTCCGCTGGTCTACTGCGTCGAACAGGCCGACCACGCCGACGCCGCGGTGGCGGACCTGCGCCTGAAGGGTGAGGAAACCTGGCGGCCGGAGTTCGCCGGCGACCTTCTCGGTGGGGTGGTCACGCTGCACACCACCGCAACCGCGCTGAAGGTCGCCGAGGACGAACCGCTGCACCGGCCCTACGTCGTGGGCGAACAGCTGCCGGGCGTACCCGCCGAGGTCACCGCGGTGCCCTACTACGCGTGGGCCAACCGAGAGGCCGGGCCGATGCGGGTCTTCCTCCCGTTGGTTCCCTGA
- a CDS encoding DUF2267 domain-containing protein yields the protein MEYERFLTVVDAAGGLGRDGAERATTATLQTLAERVSQQKARELASALPPQLGSLVTTEDPPERFDVDDFLRRVAEREGTTPEPAERDAEAVFTALAQALGDREFANLVAQLPKDYAYLLPGGPPVVPAQELVAKVAERTGLDEQTARRSVDAVLETLAERVSAGEVNHLVGRLPVELHEPLRRGLRRNPGPGRRMSLAELLALIAERDGVPPDRALEHARAVFMVVREAVGEEFFDCGVHLPPDHEVLWAPVASS from the coding sequence ATGGAATACGAGCGGTTTCTCACCGTCGTGGACGCTGCGGGTGGCCTCGGGCGGGATGGCGCCGAACGCGCCACCACGGCGACCCTGCAGACGCTGGCCGAGCGTGTCTCCCAGCAGAAGGCCCGTGAGCTGGCGAGCGCGCTGCCCCCGCAGCTGGGTTCCCTGGTGACCACCGAGGATCCGCCGGAACGCTTCGACGTGGACGACTTCCTGCGCAGAGTGGCCGAGCGGGAAGGAACCACCCCAGAGCCGGCCGAACGCGACGCCGAGGCGGTCTTCACCGCACTGGCGCAGGCGCTAGGGGATCGCGAGTTCGCCAACCTGGTCGCGCAGCTTCCCAAGGACTACGCCTACCTGCTGCCGGGCGGCCCGCCGGTGGTTCCGGCGCAGGAGCTGGTGGCGAAGGTGGCCGAGCGCACCGGCCTGGACGAGCAGACCGCCCGCCGGTCGGTCGACGCCGTACTCGAGACGCTGGCCGAGCGCGTCTCAGCGGGAGAGGTCAACCACCTGGTGGGCCGGCTTCCCGTCGAGTTGCACGAGCCGCTGCGCCGGGGCCTGCGCCGCAACCCCGGCCCCGGCCGGCGGATGTCCCTCGCCGAACTCCTCGCCCTGATCGCCGAACGCGACGGCGTTCCGCCCGACCGGGCGCTGGAACATGCCCGGGCGGTGTTCATGGTCGTACGTGAGGCGGTGGGCGAGGAGTTCTTCGACTGCGGCGTTCACCTGCCACCGGACCACGAGGTGCTGTGGGCTCCGGTGGCATCGTCCTGA
- a CDS encoding GAP family protein, with amino-acid sequence MRDLLTVLPLAVVMVAGPQIISAVFLATNPRWVSCSLAYVAGAALSILAVCTIAYLAASFVRDLVSVSAPGSSRRWFYVAIFLLLLYAMVYVFLHRGRPDPPAWMGKLQEANVKFAFGLGFLLLGFFPSDLATSLTVGLKLATDTRPWWHMLPFIGLTLLLLALPALCVLALGERGRHLLPRVRDWMNNNSWIISEAVIVLFIVLTVQNL; translated from the coding sequence GTGCGTGATCTCCTCACCGTCCTGCCGCTCGCGGTCGTCATGGTGGCCGGCCCGCAAATCATCAGCGCGGTGTTCCTCGCCACCAACCCACGGTGGGTCAGCTGTTCGCTCGCCTACGTGGCCGGTGCGGCCCTGTCCATCCTCGCGGTGTGCACGATCGCCTACCTCGCGGCGAGCTTCGTGCGGGACCTCGTGAGTGTCTCGGCGCCCGGATCGTCGCGTCGCTGGTTCTATGTGGCGATCTTCCTCCTTCTGCTCTACGCGATGGTGTACGTCTTCCTGCATCGCGGACGCCCGGATCCGCCTGCCTGGATGGGAAAACTGCAGGAAGCCAACGTCAAGTTCGCGTTCGGGCTGGGTTTCTTGTTGCTGGGCTTCTTCCCGAGCGACCTGGCCACGTCGTTGACCGTCGGGCTCAAGCTCGCTACCGACACCAGGCCGTGGTGGCACATGCTGCCGTTCATCGGCCTGACCCTGCTGTTGCTCGCGTTGCCGGCCCTGTGTGTGCTGGCGCTGGGCGAGCGCGGGCGCCACCTGCTACCGCGTGTGCGGGACTGGATGAACAACAACTCCTGGATCATCAGCGAGGCGGTGATCGTGTTGTTCATCGTCCTCACCGTCCAGAACCTGTGA
- the wecB gene encoding UDP-N-acetylglucosamine 2-epimerase (non-hydrolyzing) — MHYQLGTLDSPAFRDVRCAAGEELYVKVMTVVGTRPEIIRLSRVIPRLDSAIDHVLVHTGQNYAYTLSDIFFDELGLRRPDYYLGVDTSTLGRMLGDTLIKAEEMVMAERPDALLVLGDTNSSIAALMAKRLRVPVFHMEAGNRCFDENVPEETNRRLIDHIADFNLVYTEHARRNLLGEGIHPRRVLLTGSPMKEVLDHYRPQIEASRVLDSLCLTAGDFFVVSAHREENVDDPQRLRGLFEGISGLRDHWGLPVVVSTHPRTRKRMEALDGWSPPDGVDFCEPFGFFDYVRLQLAARCVVSDSGTICEEASILGFPAVTLRTSIERPEALDAGVLVTVGLDSPTMLAAVELVTSGAPRTASSTSIPEYLVDDCSERTVRFILGTAHGYREITGIRDGAGGHRR, encoded by the coding sequence ATGCACTACCAGTTGGGCACGCTGGATTCGCCCGCCTTCCGGGACGTCCGCTGCGCGGCGGGTGAGGAGTTGTACGTGAAGGTCATGACGGTGGTGGGAACGCGACCGGAGATCATTCGGCTCTCCCGGGTCATTCCTCGCCTGGACTCCGCGATAGATCACGTGCTCGTCCATACCGGTCAGAACTACGCCTACACACTGTCCGACATATTCTTCGACGAGCTTGGGCTACGACGACCCGACTACTATCTCGGTGTCGACACCTCCACCCTGGGCCGGATGCTCGGTGACACGCTGATCAAGGCCGAAGAGATGGTCATGGCCGAGCGGCCCGACGCGCTGCTGGTCCTCGGTGACACCAACAGCTCGATCGCGGCGCTCATGGCGAAGCGTTTGCGGGTCCCGGTCTTCCACATGGAAGCCGGCAACCGGTGTTTCGACGAGAACGTGCCGGAGGAGACGAACCGTCGGCTCATCGACCACATCGCGGACTTCAACCTCGTATACACCGAGCACGCGCGTCGCAATCTGCTCGGCGAGGGCATCCACCCCCGGCGAGTCCTCCTCACCGGTTCACCCATGAAGGAGGTTCTCGACCACTACCGCCCGCAGATCGAGGCGTCGAGGGTGCTGGACAGCCTGTGCCTGACCGCCGGCGACTTCTTCGTGGTGAGTGCCCACCGCGAGGAGAACGTGGACGACCCGCAACGGCTGCGAGGACTGTTCGAAGGCATCTCCGGCCTTCGTGACCACTGGGGGCTGCCCGTGGTTGTGTCGACCCATCCACGGACCAGGAAGCGCATGGAGGCGCTCGACGGCTGGTCACCGCCGGACGGGGTCGACTTCTGTGAGCCGTTCGGCTTCTTCGACTACGTCAGACTGCAACTGGCTGCCCGCTGCGTTGTGTCCGACTCGGGAACCATCTGCGAGGAGGCGTCGATCCTGGGATTCCCGGCGGTCACGTTGCGAACCTCCATTGAACGGCCCGAGGCGCTCGACGCCGGCGTCCTGGTGACGGTCGGGCTGGACTCGCCGACCATGCTCGCCGCCGTGGAGTTGGTGACGTCGGGGGCTCCGCGCACCGCATCGAGTACGTCCATCCCGGAGTACCTCGTCGACGACTGCTCGGAGCGGACGGTGCGTTTCATCCTCGGAACTGCCCACGGCTACCGCGAGATCACCGGCATCAGGGACGGAGCCGGTGGGCATCGCCGATAA
- a CDS encoding DegT/DnrJ/EryC1/StrS aminotransferase family protein, which translates to MADRTLPFALPDIGEEEIQAVSDALRSGWLSSGPRVEEFERRFAALCGDGVQAVALNSATAGLHLALEALGIAPGDEVLVPTWTFTATAEIVVHLGARPVFVDSDPVTLNIDLADAERKVTGRTRAVLPVHFAGRAVSSSRLHEFAVRHHLHVVEDAAHAFPSASEGVPVGAGRSAATVFSFYATKTITTGEGGMLVTRDLDLASRVRTTRLHGIDRNAFDRYRSDRPAWRYNIAAAGYKYNLTDTAAAIGLVQLDRAEKMHLRREQIAERYLAAFADLPLDLPQEAPAGDIHAWHLFVVRVWDGASLGRNEFIAEMSRRGVCCSVHFIPLHMHSYWRDQYGLQDEMFPVANSEFDRVVSIPLYSGMTDDDVDRVLETARDVLR; encoded by the coding sequence ATGGCCGATCGCACACTCCCCTTTGCACTGCCGGACATTGGCGAGGAGGAGATCCAGGCGGTTTCGGACGCGCTGAGGTCCGGCTGGTTGTCCAGCGGTCCAAGGGTCGAGGAGTTCGAGCGCCGGTTCGCCGCCCTCTGTGGCGACGGTGTGCAGGCGGTCGCACTGAACTCCGCCACCGCTGGGCTGCACCTTGCGCTGGAGGCCCTTGGGATCGCCCCTGGCGACGAGGTTCTCGTACCGACGTGGACCTTCACCGCGACCGCCGAGATCGTTGTCCACCTGGGCGCCAGGCCGGTGTTCGTCGACAGCGACCCGGTGACCCTCAACATCGATCTGGCCGACGCCGAGCGCAAGGTCACCGGACGCACGCGCGCTGTCCTTCCGGTCCACTTCGCGGGTAGGGCGGTGTCATCGTCCCGGCTTCACGAGTTCGCCGTCCGGCATCACCTGCACGTCGTGGAGGACGCGGCACATGCGTTTCCCAGTGCGAGCGAGGGTGTACCCGTCGGCGCCGGGCGCAGCGCAGCGACCGTCTTCAGCTTCTACGCGACGAAGACGATCACGACGGGCGAGGGCGGAATGCTGGTAACCCGCGACCTCGACCTGGCGAGCCGCGTTCGGACGACCAGGTTGCACGGCATCGACCGCAACGCCTTCGACAGGTATCGCAGCGATCGTCCCGCCTGGCGCTACAACATCGCGGCGGCAGGCTACAAGTACAACCTCACCGACACCGCCGCCGCGATCGGGTTGGTTCAACTCGACCGGGCGGAGAAGATGCACCTGCGACGTGAGCAGATCGCCGAGCGCTACCTGGCCGCGTTCGCCGATCTTCCGCTCGATCTGCCGCAGGAGGCCCCGGCCGGTGACATTCATGCGTGGCACCTGTTCGTCGTCCGAGTGTGGGACGGCGCCAGTCTTGGCCGAAACGAGTTCATCGCGGAGATGTCCCGCCGCGGGGTGTGCTGCAGCGTCCACTTCATTCCGTTGCACATGCACTCGTACTGGCGAGACCAGTACGGCCTTCAGGACGAGATGTTTCCGGTCGCCAACAGTGAGTTCGACCGCGTGGTGAGCATCCCGCTGTACTCCGGGATGACCGACGACGACGTCGATCGAGTGCTCGAGACTGCCCGCGACGTCCTGCGGTGA
- a CDS encoding sugar transferase, whose protein sequence is MLKRAFDLSVAAVILVVASPLLLVLTIVARLDGGPAMFRQERVGRYGSRFRIHKFRTMRDIDIVRRPGSARPAVTSDTDARITRLGRVLRTAKLDELPQLLDVLAGDMSLVGPRPEVPKYVECWPPDARERILSVRPGITDPASIAYRRESAELAEVPDPESHYLDVILPRKVEMYLGYVEGRTFRGDLRILARTVRAVLTG, encoded by the coding sequence TTGCTCAAACGTGCCTTCGACCTCAGCGTCGCGGCAGTGATCCTCGTCGTCGCGTCACCGCTCCTGCTTGTGCTCACGATCGTTGCCAGACTGGACGGTGGGCCGGCGATGTTTCGCCAGGAAAGGGTCGGGCGGTACGGATCGCGGTTTCGCATTCACAAGTTCCGTACCATGCGGGACATAGACATCGTCCGCCGGCCCGGTTCTGCTCGCCCTGCTGTCACCTCGGACACAGACGCACGGATCACTCGGCTGGGTCGTGTCCTACGAACCGCCAAGCTGGATGAACTTCCACAGTTGCTCGACGTCCTGGCCGGTGACATGAGCCTGGTCGGGCCACGACCGGAAGTGCCCAAGTACGTGGAATGCTGGCCGCCCGATGCCCGCGAACGCATCCTGTCCGTACGCCCGGGCATCACCGACCCTGCATCCATCGCCTACCGTCGAGAGTCCGCCGAGCTCGCCGAGGTTCCCGACCCCGAAAGCCACTACCTCGACGTGATACTCCCCCGTAAGGTCGAGATGTACCTGGGGTACGTCGAAGGTCGAACTTTCCGAGGTGATCTGCGCATCCTCGCCCGAACCGTTCGTGCCGTGCTCACCGGCTGA
- a CDS encoding nucleoside-diphosphate sugar epimerase/dehydratase, with amino-acid sequence MITLGLSATVLHAGFGWVVRLHQGRATMGSFEEMLLLGGVTGSVGIVIVIADAVAAQPLVPRTVPVAASFMTFALVVWWRAGWRRIRELGGRNQPDTGSTPVLIFGAGDGGCQLVDSMMRDPRRTWRPVGLLDDDSHKRYRRLRGVPVMGTFGDLADVVAQTGCRTLVVAIPSASGELMRTVESRAAALHLDLKVLPGVAELLNGQVAVSDLRSLEVGDLLGRHQIDTDVGAVAGYLTGRRVLVTGAGGSIGSELCRQIHRYAPAQLIMLDRDESALHAVQLSIQGRAMLDTPDVVLVDIRDTQQILEIMEKRRPEVVFHAAALKHLPMLEQYPAEAVKTNVWGTLAVLDAAKAVGVRRFVNISTDKAANPVSVLGYSKRIAEGLTAAAAMDTGETFLSVRFGNVLGSRGSVLTAFTAQIEAGGPVTVTEPDVTRYFMTVQEAVQLVIQAAAIGEAGEALVLDMGAPVRIDDLARRLIGMSGRRIEIVYTGLRQGEKVHEELFGDGEPDRRPVHPLVSHIAVPAVEPATVQAIDLWSGPGQVVETLRETCEKMSAGVSTRSVPWVSR; translated from the coding sequence GTGATCACTCTCGGGCTGTCGGCGACCGTGTTGCACGCCGGCTTCGGCTGGGTGGTGCGTCTGCACCAGGGACGCGCGACGATGGGCAGCTTCGAGGAGATGCTGCTGCTCGGCGGCGTGACCGGATCCGTCGGGATCGTCATCGTGATCGCCGACGCGGTCGCCGCCCAACCGCTCGTCCCGAGGACGGTTCCGGTCGCGGCCTCCTTCATGACGTTCGCCCTGGTGGTCTGGTGGCGTGCCGGGTGGCGGCGGATCCGGGAACTCGGAGGCCGAAACCAGCCCGACACCGGGAGCACCCCCGTCCTGATCTTCGGTGCCGGGGACGGTGGATGCCAGTTGGTGGACTCGATGATGCGGGACCCCCGGCGGACCTGGCGACCGGTCGGCCTGTTGGACGATGATTCGCACAAGCGATACCGACGGCTGCGCGGCGTTCCGGTGATGGGTACCTTCGGCGACCTCGCCGACGTCGTCGCGCAGACCGGCTGTCGCACGCTGGTGGTGGCGATCCCCAGTGCCAGTGGGGAACTGATGCGTACGGTCGAGAGTCGCGCGGCGGCTCTCCACCTGGACCTCAAGGTGCTGCCCGGCGTCGCCGAACTGCTCAACGGCCAGGTGGCGGTCTCGGACCTGCGCAGTCTGGAGGTGGGCGATCTGCTCGGCCGCCACCAGATCGACACCGATGTCGGTGCGGTTGCGGGTTACCTCACCGGCCGGAGGGTTCTGGTCACCGGGGCAGGCGGTTCGATCGGATCGGAACTGTGCAGACAGATCCACCGCTACGCGCCCGCCCAGCTGATCATGCTGGACCGCGACGAGTCCGCCCTGCATGCCGTCCAGCTTTCGATCCAGGGCAGGGCGATGCTGGACACGCCGGACGTCGTTCTGGTCGACATCAGGGACACCCAGCAGATCCTTGAGATCATGGAGAAGCGACGTCCGGAGGTGGTGTTCCACGCCGCGGCGCTCAAACACCTTCCCATGCTGGAGCAGTACCCCGCCGAGGCGGTCAAGACCAACGTGTGGGGAACGCTCGCGGTTCTCGACGCGGCGAAGGCTGTCGGCGTACGCCGCTTCGTCAACATCTCGACCGACAAGGCCGCGAATCCGGTCAGTGTGCTCGGCTACTCGAAACGGATCGCCGAGGGGCTCACGGCCGCCGCGGCGATGGACACAGGTGAGACCTTTCTCAGTGTCCGGTTCGGCAACGTGCTGGGAAGCAGAGGGTCCGTGCTCACCGCGTTCACCGCCCAGATCGAGGCCGGCGGTCCGGTGACGGTGACCGAACCGGATGTCACGCGTTACTTCATGACCGTCCAGGAAGCCGTGCAGTTGGTGATTCAGGCGGCGGCGATCGGCGAAGCGGGGGAAGCGCTCGTCCTCGACATGGGCGCGCCCGTTCGTATCGACGATCTCGCCCGACGGCTGATCGGGATGTCCGGCCGGCGGATCGAGATCGTCTACACGGGACTGCGGCAGGGCGAGAAGGTGCACGAGGAGCTGTTCGGCGACGGCGAACCAGACCGTCGGCCCGTTCATCCGCTGGTCTCCCACATCGCGGTACCCGCCGTGGAGCCGGCCACCGTCCAGGCCATCGACTTGTGGAGTGGCCCTGGGCAGGTGGTGGAGACACTGCGGGAGACCTGCGAGAAGATGAGTGCCGGCGTGAGCACGCGCTCCGTGCCCTGGGTCAGCCGGTGA
- a CDS encoding GNAT family N-acetyltransferase — MSYPGVWESDTACPDVGALRSDDVVAAARLHARSFPRFFLTSLGERFLREFYRGFVEDPAAVTVVARDSAGAVVGVVVGTVVPDQFFRRMLRRQLGPLLVASLLAVLRRPTAVVHLLRGLRYRGGLPILVRGALLSSICVDPDLEASGIGRRLLAAWWSAVQARGGTHAYLSTDADGNDRVNRFYQRAGWDLLGSYRVPGRRRMNCYGISAPSGRDPAF; from the coding sequence GTGAGCTACCCGGGCGTCTGGGAGAGTGACACGGCCTGTCCGGACGTGGGCGCGCTGCGGTCGGACGATGTGGTTGCCGCCGCCCGTCTGCACGCTCGATCTTTCCCGCGCTTCTTCCTGACCAGTCTCGGTGAGCGGTTCCTCCGCGAGTTCTACCGCGGTTTCGTGGAGGACCCTGCCGCGGTGACGGTGGTGGCGCGAGACTCCGCCGGCGCGGTCGTCGGGGTGGTCGTCGGGACTGTGGTACCCGATCAGTTCTTCCGTCGCATGCTGCGCAGGCAACTGGGACCCCTGCTGGTGGCCAGTCTGTTGGCAGTGCTCCGGCGTCCGACCGCTGTGGTGCACCTGCTCCGTGGGCTGAGGTATCGCGGCGGGCTCCCGATCCTTGTACGGGGTGCGCTACTGAGCTCCATCTGTGTCGATCCCGACCTGGAGGCCTCCGGCATCGGCCGCCGACTGCTGGCGGCCTGGTGGTCTGCCGTGCAGGCCCGTGGCGGCACCCACGCCTACCTGTCCACCGACGCCGACGGAAACGATCGGGTCAACCGCTTCTACCAGCGGGCCGGCTGGGATTTGCTCGGTAGTTATCGCGTGCCCGGGAGACGACGTATGAACTGCTACGGGATCTCGGCGCCCTCCGGCCGAGACCCGGCTTTCTGA